A portion of the Chlamydia caviae GPIC genome contains these proteins:
- a CDS encoding peptide ABC transporter substrate-binding protein produces MRKFLTPTLSALFFLGSLLLCTSCHTHTSKNQNSLKIAISHDPMSLDPRSACLSKDISLAQALYEGLVRERSGNPELALTKCYTISDDQTVYTFYLKDALWSNGDPITAYDFEESIKQIHKLEVTSSSNFLLSVIKNSQTVMSKELPMDKLGIRAIDKSTLEITLEKPIPYFLELLAYPIFFPAHKSLRDFYSSGKTNLPNISNGPFIIETYQPQHQLTIKKNALYHDKSSVHLDTIVFQIVPDTHTAIQLLQKNLIDWVGSPWSSPISKEDQYHIPKDKLHNYPVLGTTALICNLKNSPTQNLALRKALAYAIDKATLLQFISQGKVADHFLPPELSKIHKRSYVSQEELQERARLCFKEALKELSPKDISELSIIYPLESVCLNSIVQEIQQQIKNVLGIHITIQGMEYHCFLDKRRRGDFTLATGRWVADYPRPSSFLAILGNFKSDEPTKSLTKWENAQYNHILNALLSPEENIQNQILAEELIEDELPIIPLYHFEYTYAANPRIQNIYTSLLGHIDLKEIELSK; encoded by the coding sequence TTGCGCAAGTTTCTAACTCCTACCCTATCAGCTCTCTTTTTTTTAGGAAGTTTACTGCTGTGCACAAGCTGTCATACACACACTTCTAAAAATCAAAATTCTTTAAAAATAGCAATTAGCCATGATCCCATGTCCCTGGATCCAAGAAGTGCTTGCTTAAGTAAGGATATTTCGCTAGCTCAAGCACTTTACGAAGGCCTTGTTAGAGAACGTTCAGGAAATCCTGAACTTGCTCTAACAAAGTGCTACACCATATCTGATGATCAGACCGTCTATACTTTTTACCTTAAAGATGCCTTATGGAGTAACGGAGACCCGATTACAGCATATGACTTCGAAGAATCTATAAAACAAATTCATAAGCTCGAAGTTACCTCATCCTCCAACTTCCTCCTCAGCGTTATTAAAAATTCCCAAACGGTAATGAGTAAGGAGCTACCTATGGATAAGTTGGGAATTCGCGCCATAGACAAATCAACATTAGAAATCACCCTGGAAAAGCCCATCCCCTACTTTCTCGAGCTGCTTGCCTATCCTATTTTCTTTCCAGCACACAAATCCTTAAGAGATTTCTATTCTTCAGGAAAGACGAACCTTCCTAATATTTCTAACGGCCCTTTTATCATCGAAACCTACCAGCCGCAACACCAACTAACTATTAAAAAAAATGCGCTGTATCACGACAAATCTTCGGTACATCTTGATACAATTGTATTCCAAATTGTTCCCGATACACATACAGCAATTCAGCTCTTACAAAAAAATCTTATTGATTGGGTAGGCTCTCCCTGGAGCTCCCCTATTTCTAAAGAAGACCAATACCATATCCCTAAAGACAAACTTCATAATTATCCCGTGCTGGGAACAACAGCTCTAATATGCAATTTAAAAAATAGCCCCACCCAGAACCTCGCCCTAAGAAAAGCCCTGGCCTATGCCATTGATAAAGCAACCTTACTGCAATTTATTAGCCAAGGAAAAGTCGCTGACCATTTCCTACCCCCAGAATTATCAAAAATCCATAAACGATCTTATGTATCTCAGGAAGAACTTCAGGAACGCGCTCGGTTGTGTTTTAAAGAAGCCCTAAAAGAACTCTCCCCAAAAGATATCTCAGAATTATCCATTATTTATCCTTTAGAGTCCGTCTGTTTAAACTCCATTGTCCAAGAGATACAACAGCAAATCAAAAATGTCTTAGGAATTCATATCACAATCCAAGGTATGGAATACCATTGCTTCTTAGATAAAAGACGCCGTGGTGATTTCACACTAGCTACAGGAAGATGGGTAGCAGACTATCCAAGACCTTCATCCTTTCTTGCAATTCTTGGAAACTTTAAAAGTGATGAACCTACCAAATCTTTAACAAAATGGGAAAATGCACAATACAACCACATTCTAAACGCCCTACTTTCCCCAGAAGAAAATATTCAAAATCAAATCTTAGCTGAAGAACTTATCG
- a CDS encoding peptide ABC transporter substrate-binding protein: MTNRFRKYYAACFLSLASVFLISCHQQSSQDIGKSLRIGMSYDPISLDPRCTYLKKDISLAKALYEGLVREHISKDHVILGMAKDYTVSQEGCVYTFNLRDTQWSNGDPVTAYDFEESIKQIHTKNLPISYHNLLYIIKNSKAIIEDNLPVEQLGVKALDVNTLEITLEHPSSNFIEMVSHPLFFPVHTSLREYYKNPQIKPVYISNGPFILSDFQPQKHLTMKKNPHYYDVEKVKIDTLIFKVMSDAHTAAKFFKNNLIDILGNPWISKIPHEMLHNTPDEIKHVYSVCSTSILIYNLDMPVLQNKALRKALAYAIDKESLIPLLNSARIANSFLPPELSEVRNQAALSKEQREEKAREYLKEAKTTLSEKDLAELSLIYPQESSVFSLVVQELQQQFKNVLGMHIPIQGVEYFCFLEKRNKGDFYLSVGGWIAEYLNARNFLTVLGNPENKETSHQLGKWNNKQFDQILSKYHTHTFTKEDQILAEALIEDELPVFPMYHFNYIYIAQPQVNNLYASPLGHVDLKEVELLPLT, translated from the coding sequence ATGACGAATAGATTCAGAAAATACTACGCTGCTTGTTTCTTATCTCTTGCTAGTGTGTTTCTAATCAGCTGTCATCAACAATCTTCTCAAGATATAGGGAAATCCTTAAGAATCGGCATGTCATACGATCCTATTTCTTTAGACCCTAGATGCACCTATTTAAAAAAAGATATCTCCTTAGCAAAAGCTCTTTACGAAGGTTTAGTTCGCGAACATATTTCTAAGGATCATGTTATCTTGGGAATGGCTAAAGATTATACAGTATCGCAGGAAGGCTGCGTGTACACCTTTAATTTAAGAGATACACAATGGAGCAACGGCGACCCGGTAACAGCGTATGATTTCGAAGAATCTATAAAGCAAATTCATACAAAAAATCTTCCTATCTCCTACCATAACCTTCTCTATATCATCAAAAATTCCAAAGCGATTATCGAGGATAATCTTCCTGTAGAGCAATTAGGGGTTAAAGCCTTGGATGTAAATACACTAGAAATTACTTTAGAACACCCCTCATCTAATTTCATAGAAATGGTCTCGCACCCGTTATTTTTCCCCGTCCATACATCCTTGAGGGAATATTATAAAAATCCACAAATTAAGCCCGTTTATATCTCTAACGGACCTTTTATATTGAGTGATTTTCAGCCACAAAAACATCTGACAATGAAAAAAAATCCCCACTACTATGATGTCGAGAAAGTGAAAATCGATACTCTGATCTTTAAAGTAATGTCCGATGCTCACACAGCAGCAAAATTCTTTAAAAATAATCTCATTGATATTCTAGGGAATCCTTGGATATCAAAAATCCCTCACGAAATGCTACACAACACTCCCGACGAGATAAAACACGTATACTCTGTATGCTCAACTTCTATACTCATCTATAATCTAGATATGCCTGTGCTACAAAATAAAGCCCTCAGAAAAGCTCTGGCCTATGCTATCGATAAAGAATCCCTAATCCCTCTGCTCAATTCAGCAAGAATTGCTAATTCCTTTTTACCTCCAGAATTATCTGAGGTACGGAATCAAGCGGCGCTCAGTAAAGAACAACGAGAAGAAAAAGCCCGAGAATACCTCAAAGAAGCAAAAACGACGCTATCAGAAAAAGATCTCGCAGAACTATCTCTTATTTATCCTCAAGAATCCAGTGTGTTTTCTCTCGTCGTCCAAGAACTTCAACAACAGTTTAAAAACGTTCTCGGTATGCATATTCCCATTCAAGGTGTGGAATACTTCTGCTTCTTAGAAAAAAGAAATAAAGGTGATTTTTACTTATCCGTAGGAGGGTGGATAGCAGAATATCTCAATGCGAGAAATTTCCTCACAGTACTCGGAAATCCAGAAAATAAAGAAACAAGCCATCAACTAGGAAAATGGAACAATAAACAGTTCGATCAGATCTTAAGCAAATACCATACACATACATTCACAAAAGAAGATCAAATCCTAGCCGAAGCACTTATCGAAGACGAACTCCCCGTATTCCCTATGTACCACTTTAACTATATCTATATAGCACAACCCCAGGTAAACAATCTCTACGCCTCGCCTCTAGGCCATGTAGATCTTAAAGAAGTGGAGCTCCTTCCCCTTACATGA